One Dehalococcoidales bacterium genomic region harbors:
- a CDS encoding ABC transporter permease, with translation MSERVTNGAQVAEQEWKRQSGIVNLLSRLFREKPMGTVGLVLVVLLFASGILADVISPYGMNEFTLSDRLAGYSSSHWLGADNVGRDVLSRIIYGARISMIVGVSATLISTIISVAIGLTSGFIGGKTDLIIQRFVDAWLCFPGLVIYLTMMSIIGAGMLQVILVLGIGGGIGASRGSRALAFWIKESVYVEAARALGANTGRIVIKHLLPNVMPMVIIGFSMGIGGVILAEASLSFLGFGIPPPQPSWGGMLTGQARRYMYQAPWMALWPGVALTLAVYGVNMFGDALRDLIDPRLRGGIGGMGAYGSGRALKALKKLEARKARQGLRGQRIV, from the coding sequence ATGAGTGAGCGAGTCACGAATGGTGCCCAGGTCGCAGAACAGGAGTGGAAACGGCAGTCCGGCATAGTCAACCTCCTTTCCAGGTTGTTCAGAGAGAAACCGATGGGCACTGTCGGCCTGGTGCTGGTTGTCCTGTTGTTTGCTTCCGGGATACTTGCCGACGTTATTTCCCCATACGGCATGAACGAGTTCACCCTGTCGGACAGGCTGGCGGGGTATTCTTCAAGTCACTGGCTGGGTGCGGACAATGTTGGACGGGACGTTTTAAGCAGGATTATCTACGGTGCTCGCATCTCGATGATTGTCGGGGTCAGTGCTACACTGATCAGCACCATCATCTCCGTTGCCATCGGCCTTACCTCAGGTTTCATCGGCGGCAAGACAGACCTTATCATACAGCGGTTTGTTGACGCCTGGCTTTGCTTCCCCGGGCTGGTCATTTACCTGACCATGATGAGCATTATCGGGGCAGGGATGCTGCAGGTGATACTTGTCCTCGGCATCGGTGGTGGCATTGGTGCCTCAAGAGGGTCAAGAGCGCTCGCCTTCTGGATTAAGGAGAGCGTGTATGTCGAGGCGGCCAGAGCCCTGGGTGCAAACACGGGACGAATCGTTATCAAGCATCTCTTGCCCAATGTCATGCCCATGGTAATTATCGGGTTCTCCATGGGTATTGGCGGCGTTATTCTCGCTGAAGCCTCACTCAGCTTCCTCGGGTTCGGCATTCCACCACCACAGCCAAGCTGGGGCGGGATGCTCACCGGGCAGGCACGTCGCTATATGTACCAGGCACCCTGGATGGCCCTCTGGCCGGGTGTTGCCCTGACGCTGGCAGTATATGGGGTGAACATGTTCGGTGATGCCCTGCGGGACCTGATTGACCCGAGGCTGCGGGGTGGTATCGGTGGTATGGGTGCTT